A genomic stretch from Candidatus Rokuibacteriota bacterium includes:
- a CDS encoding gamma-glutamyl-gamma-aminobutyrate hydrolase family protein, translating to MLRDPLVGVTTSITVDGSLGQTAGQTPERAYVNSAYLHAVQQAGGVPVLLPPQLSKSSLERLVRGLDALLLTGGGDMDPASFGETPHPTLYEVAPSRDALETQVTLMALEKRTPLLAICRGVQVLNVALGGSLHQDVATNPGTEIRHSQKEARDQATHKVTVAAGSRLSRVLGGEDIEVNSFHHQVINSLGRGLVPVAWAPDQLIEGVELDDDSRWVLGVQWHPEHLVGNSEPARRLFSALVTAART from the coding sequence ATGCTTCGCGATCCGCTCGTGGGCGTGACCACGTCGATCACCGTCGACGGGAGTCTTGGGCAGACGGCCGGGCAGACTCCCGAGCGCGCCTACGTCAACTCGGCGTACCTCCACGCCGTCCAGCAGGCGGGCGGCGTGCCGGTGCTCCTGCCGCCCCAGCTCTCGAAATCATCCCTTGAGCGCCTCGTGCGCGGCCTCGACGCGCTCCTGCTCACGGGCGGCGGCGACATGGACCCGGCCTCCTTCGGCGAGACGCCGCACCCGACGCTCTACGAAGTCGCCCCCTCGCGCGACGCGCTCGAGACGCAGGTGACGCTCATGGCGCTCGAGAAGCGGACTCCGCTCCTCGCGATCTGTCGCGGCGTCCAGGTGCTCAACGTCGCCCTCGGCGGCAGCCTCCACCAGGACGTGGCGACGAACCCCGGGACCGAGATCCGGCACAGCCAGAAGGAGGCGCGCGATCAGGCGACCCACAAGGTGACGGTCGCGGCGGGGAGCCGCCTGTCACGGGTGCTGGGCGGCGAGGACATCGAGGTCAACAGCTTCCATCACCAGGTCATCAACTCTCTCGGCCGCGGCCTCGTCCCCGTCGCGTGGGCGCCCGATCAGCTGATCGAAGGCGTCGAACTGGACGACGACTCGCGGTGGGTGCTCGGCGTCCAATGGCATCCCGAGCACCTCGTCGGCAATTCCGAGCCGGCCCGCCGCCTCTTTTCCGCTCTCGTCACCGCCGCCCGCACGTAA
- a CDS encoding MBL fold metallo-hydrolase, whose product MSWIDPDFPTRATPSDRVGRVLGLNPGMMTGPGTNTYLVGRSDPVLIDTGAGVTGYVGVLEDYLGERGWRQPSRVILTHRHHDHLGGVPHLRERFPGLSVSKMIHKDTGLPEGTADLRDGQVVEGDGVTLRAVHTPGHASDHLCYYLEEERALFSGDLILNGSTSVIPDEDGDLADYMASLRRVQALGVRRIYPAHGPVIEDAPAKIQEYIDHRMERERQIVDALGNGARTIPEMVKVIYADIPEKLHAMAGMSVHSHLKKLKKDGRVAEERITSAPSRWTLLN is encoded by the coding sequence ATGAGCTGGATCGATCCTGATTTTCCCACGCGCGCCACGCCGAGCGATCGCGTCGGGCGCGTGCTCGGTCTCAACCCGGGGATGATGACGGGCCCCGGCACCAACACCTACCTGGTCGGGCGGAGCGATCCGGTCCTGATCGACACGGGCGCGGGCGTGACCGGGTACGTGGGCGTGCTCGAGGACTATCTCGGCGAGCGTGGGTGGCGCCAGCCCTCCCGCGTGATCCTGACCCACCGCCATCACGATCACCTCGGCGGCGTGCCGCACCTGCGCGAGCGCTTTCCGGGACTATCCGTCTCGAAGATGATCCACAAGGACACCGGACTGCCCGAGGGCACCGCCGACCTGCGCGACGGACAGGTGGTGGAGGGCGACGGCGTGACCCTCCGTGCCGTCCACACGCCGGGGCACGCGTCGGACCACCTGTGCTACTACCTCGAGGAAGAGCGCGCGCTCTTCAGCGGCGACCTGATCCTGAACGGCTCCACCAGCGTGATCCCCGACGAGGACGGCGACCTCGCCGACTACATGGCGTCACTGCGCCGCGTGCAGGCGCTGGGCGTCCGGCGCATCTATCCCGCCCACGGGCCCGTCATCGAGGACGCCCCCGCGAAGATCCAGGAGTACATCGACCACCGGATGGAGCGCGAGCGGCAGATCGTGGACGCTCTCGGGAACGGCGCCCGCACCATCCCGGAGATGGTCAAGGTCATCTATGCCGACATCCCGGAGAAGCTCCACGCGATGGCGGGCATGTCGGTCCACTCCCACCTCAAGAAGCTCAAGAAGGACGGCCGCGTTGCCGAGGAGCGAATCACCAGCGCGCCGTCCCGCTGGACCCTCCTGAACTAA
- a CDS encoding ABC transporter ATP-binding protein, which translates to MLDVEAIQTYYGESHILHGVSIRVSEGEAVALLGRNGAGKTTLIRSVAGFTPPREGRVVFGGRPVQAWPAYRIARQGLALVPQGRRIFSPLTVRENLTLGARPGEWTLERVHALFPRLGERALQPGGTLSGGEQQMLAIARALMTNGRMLVLDEPSEGLAPIVVREIGRIVRGLKGGRLSILLVEQNYHLALQVADRVYVMNKGQIVWEGTPAGLEADEDVKRRYLGVA; encoded by the coding sequence ATGCTCGACGTCGAGGCCATCCAGACCTACTACGGCGAGAGCCACATCCTGCACGGCGTGTCGATCCGGGTGAGCGAGGGCGAAGCCGTGGCGCTCCTCGGACGCAACGGCGCCGGCAAGACGACCCTCATCCGCAGCGTCGCCGGCTTCACGCCGCCCCGCGAGGGGCGCGTGGTCTTCGGCGGCCGGCCGGTGCAGGCGTGGCCCGCGTACCGCATCGCGCGGCAGGGGCTGGCGCTGGTGCCCCAGGGGCGGCGCATCTTCTCGCCGCTGACCGTGCGCGAGAACCTCACGCTTGGCGCGCGACCGGGAGAGTGGACGCTCGAGCGCGTCCACGCGCTCTTCCCGCGCTTAGGAGAGCGGGCACTCCAACCGGGGGGTACTCTCTCGGGAGGCGAGCAGCAGATGCTCGCGATCGCCCGCGCCCTCATGACCAACGGGCGTATGCTGGTGCTCGACGAGCCGTCGGAGGGGCTGGCGCCCATCGTCGTGCGCGAGATCGGGCGCATCGTGCGGGGGCTCAAGGGCGGGCGGCTGTCCATCCTGCTGGTGGAGCAGAATTACCACCTCGCGCTCCAGGTCGCCGACCGTGTCTACGTGATGAACAAGGGGCAGATCGTCTGGGAGGGCACGCCCGCCGGCCTCGAGGCGGACGAGGACGTCAAGCGCCGGTACTTGGGGGTCGCATGA
- a CDS encoding ABC transporter ATP-binding protein: protein MSPAPLLAIEGLVRHFGALSALNGVSLAVAPRERRAIIGPNGAGKTTLFNVITGQLAPSAGRILFDGEPIAGLPPHALARRGMGRSFQRTNLFLKLTVLENLRLAAAADGRGSYDLLGSVERLRAPLERARGAAEAVGLAGRLGELAGTLSYGEQRQLEVGVVLATGPKLMLLDEPTAGMSPEETARMTRMLEGLPRDVTMLIIEHDMDVVGSLAERVTVLHYGEVLVEGTFDEVKRDPRVYEVYLGSA from the coding sequence GTGAGTCCAGCGCCTCTCCTCGCCATCGAAGGCCTCGTGCGCCACTTCGGCGCGCTCTCCGCGCTCAACGGCGTGTCCTTGGCGGTGGCACCGCGTGAGCGGCGCGCCATCATCGGGCCCAACGGGGCAGGGAAGACCACGCTCTTCAACGTCATCACGGGACAGCTCGCGCCCTCGGCTGGACGGATCCTCTTCGACGGCGAGCCGATCGCGGGGCTGCCGCCGCACGCGCTGGCGCGGCGCGGGATGGGGCGCTCCTTCCAGCGCACGAACCTCTTCCTGAAGCTCACGGTGCTGGAGAACCTCAGGCTGGCCGCCGCCGCCGACGGGCGCGGAAGCTACGATCTCCTCGGCAGCGTCGAGCGGCTGCGGGCGCCGCTCGAGCGCGCGCGCGGGGCGGCCGAGGCGGTCGGCCTTGCCGGCCGATTGGGTGAGCTTGCCGGCACGCTCTCCTACGGCGAGCAGCGCCAGCTCGAGGTGGGCGTGGTGCTGGCGACAGGGCCCAAGCTCATGCTGCTCGACGAGCCCACGGCCGGCATGTCGCCCGAAGAAACAGCGCGCATGACGCGGATGCTCGAAGGGCTGCCGCGCGACGTGACTATGCTGATCATCGAGCACGATATGGACGTGGTCGGCTCGCTGGCCGAGCGCGTCACCGTGCTGCACTACGGCGAGGTGCTGGTCGAGGGCACGTTCGACGAGGTGAAGCGCGACCCGCGTGTCTACGAAGTCTACCTGGGCTCGGCCTGA
- a CDS encoding branched-chain amino acid ABC transporter permease codes for MIPRALGFAALVAIVAAFPLFAGNYPVKLLQEILIWGIFAMSLDLLMGYAGMVSFGHSAFFGIGGYVAALALVKSSGLVSALLLPALAAAAAALVIGFFSIRVSGVYFIMLTLAFSQMFYAVAFQAAWLGAEDGLVGVPRPSVLGWSPASPAAFHAYLLVIVALSTLFLWRIVRSPFGHVLRGIHDNEGRMQAVGYPVNRYKLLAFVIGGTVAGVAGSLYAQLVGSISPDAFLWTTSGEALLMVIIGGTGTLGGSMLGAAAFILLQSMVSSYTERWMLILGLTFVLLVLFAPGGILGVLRGRVGIRS; via the coding sequence GTGATTCCCCGCGCTCTTGGCTTCGCTGCGCTGGTGGCGATCGTCGCCGCTTTCCCGCTCTTCGCCGGCAACTACCCCGTCAAGCTCCTCCAGGAGATCCTGATCTGGGGTATCTTCGCCATGAGCCTCGACCTCCTCATGGGCTACGCTGGCATGGTCTCCTTCGGGCATTCCGCTTTCTTCGGCATCGGCGGCTACGTCGCGGCGCTGGCTCTGGTCAAGTCGTCCGGTCTGGTATCGGCCCTGCTGCTCCCGGCGTTGGCGGCCGCGGCGGCGGCGCTCGTGATCGGCTTCTTCTCGATCCGCGTGAGCGGCGTCTACTTCATCATGCTGACGCTCGCCTTCTCCCAGATGTTCTACGCCGTCGCTTTCCAGGCCGCGTGGCTGGGCGCCGAAGATGGCCTCGTGGGCGTCCCGCGGCCGTCCGTGCTCGGCTGGAGCCCGGCGAGCCCCGCTGCCTTCCACGCCTACCTCCTGGTGATCGTGGCTCTCTCCACGCTCTTCCTGTGGCGCATCGTCCGCTCGCCGTTCGGCCACGTGCTCCGCGGCATCCACGACAACGAGGGGCGCATGCAGGCGGTCGGCTACCCCGTGAACCGCTACAAGCTCCTGGCGTTCGTCATCGGCGGGACGGTGGCGGGCGTCGCCGGCTCGCTCTACGCCCAGCTCGTCGGCTCGATCTCGCCCGACGCCTTCCTGTGGACGACCTCGGGCGAGGCCCTCCTCATGGTCATCATCGGCGGTACGGGGACGCTCGGCGGTTCGATGCTCGGCGCCGCCGCCTTCATTCTTCTCCAGAGCATGGTCAGCTCCTACACCGAGCGCTGGATGCTCATCCTCGGGCTGACCTTCGTCCTCCTGGTGCTCTTCGCGCCGGGCGGCATCCTCGGAGTGCTGCGCGGCCGCGTGGGGATCCGCTCGTGA
- a CDS encoding branched-chain amino acid ABC transporter permease, translated as MAFLPDVFGQALNGLAYGVLLFLLSVGLTLIFGMLDVVNLAHGSYYMLGAYAGLTLIAVTGNFWLALLVAPAAVALIGAGIERTCLRPLYRRGPLDQVLLTFGLIYVFEDLVKWIWSGRIRSIPTPALFSGSVTVFGATIPSYRLFVIVFGLAIAVAVWALIEKTRLGAIIRAGVFDSEMTAGMGINIDRVFTGVFAFGAALAGLSGVIAGPIQSAYPPMGASILVPALIVVVVGGLGSLKGSLAGSLIIGQAETFGKVWLPGASMLMIYVVMALILLFRPQGLFGRALK; from the coding sequence GTGGCCTTCCTCCCTGACGTCTTCGGCCAGGCGCTGAACGGCCTGGCCTACGGCGTCCTCCTCTTCCTCCTCTCGGTCGGCCTCACCCTCATCTTCGGCATGCTCGACGTCGTCAACCTCGCCCACGGCTCCTACTACATGCTGGGCGCCTACGCGGGGCTGACACTCATCGCGGTGACGGGTAACTTCTGGCTGGCCCTCCTCGTGGCGCCCGCCGCGGTCGCGCTGATCGGCGCCGGCATCGAACGGACGTGTCTCCGCCCGCTCTACCGGCGCGGCCCGCTCGACCAGGTGCTCCTGACCTTCGGGCTCATTTATGTCTTCGAGGACCTGGTCAAGTGGATCTGGAGCGGGCGCATTCGCTCGATCCCCACGCCGGCCCTCTTCTCCGGCTCGGTCACGGTCTTCGGCGCCACCATTCCGTCCTACAGGCTCTTCGTCATCGTTTTCGGCTTGGCGATAGCCGTGGCGGTGTGGGCGCTCATCGAAAAGACGCGGCTTGGCGCCATCATCCGCGCGGGCGTGTTCGACTCCGAGATGACGGCGGGCATGGGCATCAACATCGACCGCGTGTTCACGGGCGTCTTCGCCTTCGGCGCCGCGCTGGCGGGACTCTCGGGTGTCATCGCGGGGCCCATCCAGTCGGCGTATCCCCCGATGGGCGCCTCGATCCTGGTGCCGGCGCTCATCGTCGTCGTCGTCGGCGGCCTCGGCAGCCTCAAGGGCTCGCTGGCGGGCAGCCTCATCATCGGCCAGGCCGAGACCTTCGGGAAGGTGTGGCTGCCGGGCGCCTCCATGCTGATGATCTACGTCGTCATGGCCCTCATCCTTCTCTTCCGCCCGCAGGGGCTCTTCGGTAGGGCTCTCAAGTGA
- a CDS encoding ABC transporter substrate-binding protein, translating to MREVTRRKFLATASVAAAGAAAGPWVLRAQAQSGPLKVGVILPYTGVYAELGVSITQGMKLVFARENDMVAGRKIEMIQEDDEMKPPVGIRKMEKLIDSDKVDILTGPVHSGILMGMRDKVHNSKTILIVSNAGADAISRERCSKWIFRTSFSNWQPCHPMGTWVAKNLSKEAFLIAPNYQAGKDMMNAFKESFVAAGGKIVDEDYPKLGETDYAPYLTKIRQSKAKAVFAFFSGTDAVNFVKQYDQFGLKKTTKLTGAGFLTEPDVLPAQGQSALGIITGHFYSPLLDNPTNKKFVRDFRAAYGGKVPDGFACQGYDTAEVIVRTLKTLNGNTQDKDKWVDAITKVEFDSPRGRFRFDPKTHNVIQPFIYIREVKETALGLNNVPFDKVADVRDPGTGCTLPA from the coding sequence ATGAGAGAAGTCACGCGTCGGAAATTCCTCGCCACAGCATCGGTGGCGGCAGCCGGGGCCGCGGCCGGCCCGTGGGTGCTGCGCGCCCAGGCCCAGTCGGGACCCTTGAAGGTCGGTGTTATCCTGCCCTACACGGGTGTCTACGCCGAGCTCGGCGTGAGCATCACCCAGGGCATGAAGCTGGTCTTCGCCCGCGAGAACGACATGGTCGCCGGGCGCAAGATCGAGATGATCCAGGAAGACGACGAGATGAAGCCGCCGGTGGGGATCCGCAAGATGGAGAAGCTCATCGACTCGGACAAGGTCGACATCCTCACCGGGCCCGTGCACAGCGGCATCCTAATGGGCATGCGGGACAAGGTCCACAACTCGAAGACCATCCTCATCGTCTCCAACGCGGGCGCAGACGCGATCAGCCGCGAGCGCTGCTCGAAGTGGATCTTCAGGACGTCGTTCTCCAACTGGCAGCCCTGCCACCCGATGGGCACCTGGGTCGCGAAGAACCTCTCGAAGGAGGCGTTCCTCATCGCCCCCAACTACCAGGCCGGCAAGGACATGATGAACGCCTTCAAGGAGAGCTTCGTGGCCGCGGGCGGCAAGATCGTCGACGAGGACTACCCCAAGCTCGGCGAGACGGACTACGCGCCGTACCTGACCAAGATCCGCCAGTCCAAGGCGAAGGCGGTCTTCGCCTTCTTCTCCGGTACGGACGCGGTGAACTTCGTGAAGCAGTACGACCAGTTCGGCCTCAAGAAGACGACCAAGCTCACCGGCGCGGGCTTCCTGACCGAGCCCGACGTGCTGCCCGCTCAGGGACAGTCGGCGCTCGGGATCATCACGGGCCACTTCTACTCGCCGCTTCTCGACAACCCGACCAACAAGAAATTCGTCAGGGACTTCAGGGCCGCCTACGGCGGCAAGGTGCCTGACGGCTTCGCCTGCCAGGGCTATGACACGGCCGAGGTCATCGTTCGCACGCTCAAGACGCTCAACGGCAATACGCAGGACAAGGACAAGTGGGTGGACGCCATCACCAAAGTCGAGTTCGACAGCCCGCGCGGGCGCTTCCGCTTCGACCCCAAGACGCACAACGTCATCCAGCCCTTCATCTACATCCGCGAGGTGAAGGAGACGGCGCTCGGCTTGAACAACGTGCCGTTCGACAAGGTCGCCGACGTGCGCGACCCCGGCACCGGCTGCACCCTGCCGGCGTGA
- a CDS encoding extradiol ring-cleavage dioxygenase, which yields MGSLASVYLSSHTPRYCTLEAAVEGKLASEAFRPVRDGLVAQGKEVGRARLDVMVVNSCHLITTFPTVVDGTPRHRGVLTAQEAPEIIHGVAYDYPGDYELAAAIVSRGKAAGLQSVLANDVHYPLDYGTVMPMVCYLDRAQELPMVPVSVCLAADLKESFEWGRHIAKAARESGKRVGFVASGSVSHKLVRGPEKGPKPADEELDHRLAKMLAAGEYRQAWEWLPEFAEAAEPEMGGRHLAMMLGAILESAQGFEATVHAYGPSSGSGNYVISLLAREGRA from the coding sequence ATGGGAAGCTTGGCCTCCGTCTACCTGTCGAGCCACACGCCGCGCTACTGCACGCTCGAGGCCGCCGTCGAGGGGAAGCTCGCCTCGGAGGCGTTCAGGCCGGTCCGCGACGGCCTGGTCGCGCAGGGCAAGGAGGTCGGGAGAGCCCGCCTCGACGTCATGGTCGTCAACTCCTGCCACCTGATCACGACGTTTCCGACCGTGGTGGACGGGACGCCGCGCCATCGAGGCGTGCTGACGGCGCAGGAGGCGCCCGAGATCATCCACGGTGTCGCCTACGACTACCCCGGCGACTACGAGCTGGCGGCGGCCATCGTCTCCCGCGGCAAGGCGGCTGGCCTCCAGAGCGTGCTCGCCAACGACGTCCACTACCCGCTCGACTACGGCACGGTCATGCCCATGGTCTGCTACCTCGATCGCGCGCAGGAGCTGCCGATGGTGCCGGTTTCGGTGTGCCTGGCGGCCGATCTCAAGGAATCCTTCGAGTGGGGGCGCCACATCGCCAAGGCTGCGCGGGAGAGCGGGAAGCGTGTCGGCTTCGTCGCCAGCGGCAGCGTCTCTCACAAGCTCGTCCGCGGACCCGAGAAGGGGCCCAAGCCCGCCGACGAGGAGCTCGACCACCGCCTGGCCAAGATGCTGGCCGCCGGCGAGTACCGCCAGGCCTGGGAGTGGCTGCCCGAGTTCGCCGAAGCCGCCGAGCCCGAGATGGGAGGCCGGCACCTGGCCATGATGCTGGGGGCCATCCTCGAATCCGCGCAGGGCTTCGAGGCGACAGTCCACGCCTACGGCCCCTCCTCGGGCAGCGGCAACTATGTCATCTCGCTGCTTGCTCGCGAGGGACGGGCCTAG
- a CDS encoding thioesterase family protein codes for MVSHAIEVKVRWSEADPAGIVFYPRFFEWFDLATEALFESLGLAWAEIFPMFRVVGVPIMESSARFRSPVRYGDVVRIRSTVTEVRAKTFRVEHEVAVGDRQCASGFEVRAWVGCPAEPRGPLKARPFPEEVAARLKGQGGIYA; via the coding sequence TTGGTTAGCCACGCGATCGAGGTCAAGGTGCGCTGGTCCGAGGCGGATCCCGCCGGGATCGTCTTCTACCCGCGCTTCTTCGAGTGGTTCGACCTCGCGACCGAGGCGCTCTTCGAGTCCCTCGGGCTGGCGTGGGCCGAGATCTTCCCCATGTTCCGCGTCGTCGGCGTGCCGATCATGGAGTCGAGCGCCCGGTTCCGCTCGCCGGTGCGCTACGGCGACGTGGTGCGGATCCGCTCGACGGTGACCGAGGTGCGGGCAAAGACCTTCCGCGTCGAGCACGAGGTGGCGGTGGGGGACCGGCAGTGCGCCTCCGGCTTCGAGGTGCGCGCCTGGGTCGGGTGCCCGGCGGAGCCCCGCGGGCCGCTCAAGGCCAGGCCGTTTCCCGAGGAGGTCGCCGCGCGCCTGAAGGGACAGGGAGGCATCTACGCATGA
- a CDS encoding benzoate-CoA ligase family protein, with the protein MADLDVDNVVSFLIDQPLAEGLASRAAVVTPERTYTYGELAALSDRAACGLRRLGVESEQRVALLMHDGIGFAATFLGALKLGAVAVPLNTRLAARELHVILADCRARVVVADRELAASLDHIERATVVEFEVLVRDAPAGAVTAEPVGRDAMAFWLYTSGTTGTPKAAVHCHRTLLNSHHYAKDVLAIGPEDRVFATSKLFFAYALGNVLALPLAARGSCFLHPAWAEAPVVLEVLRGYRPTIYFSVPTVYARLLRADLPPDAFRSVRLCISAGERLPAEVYHAWKERFGVEILDGIGASETVFIFVSNHAGRSRAGSTGTVVEGSEVKLLDDAGQPVPDGQQGVLWAKTPSTAAGYWQRLDHSRRTFVGEWFRTGDVYVRDAGGFYTHCGREDDFFKVAGQWVVPADVEAALMKHPAVLEAGVVGAEEASGLVKPFVFVVPRDATVDAAALQAELMRHAEKMLPSHQRPREILVVQELPRTATGKLQRFKLKEHVKALG; encoded by the coding sequence ATGGCTGATCTCGACGTCGACAACGTCGTCTCCTTCCTGATCGACCAGCCGCTCGCCGAGGGGCTGGCCTCCCGCGCGGCCGTCGTGACTCCCGAGCGGACGTACACGTACGGTGAGCTCGCCGCGCTCTCTGACCGCGCAGCCTGCGGGCTCCGCCGGCTCGGCGTCGAGTCCGAGCAGCGCGTGGCGCTCCTCATGCATGACGGTATCGGCTTCGCCGCCACCTTCCTGGGCGCGCTCAAGCTGGGCGCCGTCGCGGTCCCCCTCAACACCCGGCTCGCCGCCCGCGAGCTCCACGTTATCCTCGCGGACTGCCGCGCCAGGGTTGTGGTCGCGGACCGGGAGCTGGCCGCCTCGCTCGACCACATCGAGCGCGCGACCGTCGTCGAGTTCGAGGTGCTCGTGCGGGACGCCCCGGCGGGCGCCGTCACCGCCGAGCCCGTCGGCCGCGACGCCATGGCCTTCTGGCTCTACACGTCGGGGACGACGGGGACGCCCAAGGCCGCCGTCCACTGTCACCGGACGCTGCTCAACAGCCATCACTACGCCAAGGACGTCCTGGCCATCGGCCCTGAAGACCGGGTGTTCGCGACCTCCAAGCTCTTCTTCGCCTATGCCCTCGGCAACGTGCTCGCCCTCCCGCTCGCGGCCAGGGGCAGCTGCTTCCTCCACCCCGCCTGGGCGGAGGCCCCGGTGGTGCTCGAAGTGCTGCGCGGCTACCGTCCGACGATCTACTTCTCCGTGCCCACGGTCTACGCGCGGCTGCTGCGCGCGGACCTGCCGCCCGACGCCTTCCGCTCGGTGCGCCTCTGCATCTCGGCGGGGGAGCGGCTTCCCGCCGAGGTCTACCACGCCTGGAAGGAGCGCTTCGGCGTCGAGATCCTCGACGGGATCGGCGCCTCGGAGACGGTGTTCATCTTCGTCTCGAACCATGCCGGCCGAAGCCGCGCGGGCTCGACGGGCACGGTTGTCGAGGGAAGCGAGGTCAAGCTGCTCGACGACGCCGGCCAGCCCGTGCCGGACGGGCAGCAGGGAGTCCTCTGGGCCAAGACGCCCTCGACCGCGGCCGGTTACTGGCAGCGCCTCGATCACTCGCGGCGGACCTTCGTCGGCGAGTGGTTCCGGACCGGCGACGTCTACGTGCGCGACGCCGGCGGCTTCTACACCCACTGCGGGCGCGAGGACGATTTTTTCAAGGTCGCCGGGCAGTGGGTCGTGCCGGCCGACGTCGAGGCGGCGCTGATGAAGCATCCCGCGGTGCTCGAGGCGGGCGTGGTCGGCGCCGAGGAGGCCTCGGGCCTCGTCAAGCCCTTCGTCTTTGTCGTGCCCCGCGACGCCACGGTCGATGCCGCCGCGCTCCAGGCCGAGCTCATGCGGCATGCCGAGAAGATGCTGCCGAGTCACCAGCGGCCGCGCGAGATACTCGTCGTGCAGGAGCTGCCGCGCACCGCCACGGGCAAGCTCCAGCGCTTCAAGCTCAAGGAGCACGTCAAAGCCCTTGGTTAG
- a CDS encoding NUDIX domain-containing protein, producing MTPVRPKPASSVLLVRPGSQSPAEVYMIRRQKSMRFLGGFYAFPGGKVDPEDGEPQILARCRGITAAQAERLVPSEDGLPALAFWVAAARELLEETGVLPGCDSAGRPVASADATAAARLEAFRAAHMAKRAPLAALLETEGWYLDLGPFRYLSHFITPPSSPIRFTARFFLAPVPVGQSPRLFREEASESFWIDPAEGFRRHRSGEWAMAEPADCGLGYIAQFDTLAEVWRAHEDGRHKFHGILDRVQAAGVEIRRGADGRTPAAP from the coding sequence GTGACGCCCGTCCGGCCCAAGCCCGCGTCGTCCGTCCTCCTCGTCCGCCCGGGGTCGCAGTCGCCGGCCGAGGTCTACATGATCCGGCGGCAGAAGAGCATGCGCTTCCTCGGCGGCTTCTACGCGTTCCCGGGCGGCAAGGTGGATCCCGAGGACGGCGAGCCCCAAATCCTGGCCCGCTGCCGCGGCATCACGGCGGCCCAGGCCGAGCGGCTCGTGCCGTCGGAGGACGGCCTGCCGGCGCTGGCCTTCTGGGTGGCGGCGGCGCGCGAGCTGCTCGAGGAGACGGGTGTGCTGCCGGGCTGCGACAGCGCCGGGCGCCCCGTGGCGTCGGCGGACGCGACGGCGGCCGCGCGGCTCGAGGCGTTCCGCGCCGCACACATGGCAAAGCGCGCGCCGCTTGCCGCGCTGCTCGAGACGGAGGGCTGGTACCTCGATCTCGGACCCTTCCGCTACCTCTCGCACTTCATCACGCCGCCCTCGAGCCCCATCCGCTTCACGGCGCGCTTTTTTCTCGCCCCCGTTCCCGTGGGCCAGAGCCCGCGCCTCTTTCGCGAGGAGGCCTCGGAGAGCTTCTGGATCGACCCGGCCGAGGGCTTCCGTCGTCACCGGAGCGGGGAGTGGGCCATGGCCGAGCCGGCCGACTGCGGGCTGGGCTATATCGCCCAATTCGATACGCTCGCCGAGGTCTGGCGCGCCCATGAAGACGGCAGGCACAAGTTCCACGGCATCCTCGACCGCGTCCAAGCCGCCGGCGTGGAGATCCGGCGGGGCGCCGACGGACGGACGCCCGCCGCGCCTTGA